In one Mesorhizobium australicum genomic region, the following are encoded:
- a CDS encoding DegT/DnrJ/EryC1/StrS family aminotransferase translates to MRTPFLDVGAAYHELKVEIDAAVGRVLESGCYILGAEVEAFEAEWAAYCGARHAVGLANGLDALILALRALEIGPGDEVIVPSNTYIATWLAVSAVGARPVPVEPDPATYNIDPKLIEAAITPATKALLPVHLYGQPADMDPILAFARSRGLRVLEDAAQAHGAGYKGQRIGAHSDVVCWSFYPGKNLGALGDGGAITTNQADLAERISVLRNYGSRVKYVNDEQGVNSRLDPIQAAVLRAKLQHLDAWTVRRRTIAAFYNERLKDIGLILPYVPKWADPVWHLYVVRSENRERLQNRLTREGVGTLIHYPIPPHMQAAYAALGHSPNTFPLARTLANEVLSLPMGPHLDLKQAETVCKAVSGVA, encoded by the coding sequence ATGAGGACCCCCTTTTTGGACGTTGGTGCCGCCTACCATGAGTTGAAGGTTGAGATCGACGCCGCAGTAGGACGTGTGCTTGAGAGTGGCTGTTATATTCTTGGTGCGGAGGTCGAGGCATTTGAGGCCGAGTGGGCCGCCTATTGCGGCGCGCGACATGCCGTTGGTTTGGCAAACGGGCTTGACGCGCTCATTCTTGCGCTTCGCGCGCTAGAGATTGGACCGGGCGACGAGGTGATCGTGCCCTCCAACACCTATATCGCCACTTGGCTTGCAGTGTCGGCCGTCGGCGCCCGGCCAGTGCCAGTCGAGCCAGACCCCGCGACCTACAACATTGACCCAAAATTGATCGAGGCGGCGATCACGCCGGCGACGAAGGCGCTGCTGCCGGTGCACCTCTATGGCCAGCCTGCTGACATGGACCCGATCCTCGCTTTCGCGCGATCACGGGGGCTGCGCGTATTGGAAGATGCGGCACAGGCGCACGGCGCGGGCTACAAGGGGCAGCGCATTGGCGCTCACAGTGATGTGGTGTGTTGGAGCTTCTATCCAGGCAAGAACCTCGGCGCTCTTGGGGACGGCGGTGCGATAACGACCAACCAGGCCGATCTAGCAGAGCGGATCAGTGTTCTGCGAAATTACGGCAGCAGGGTGAAATATGTCAACGACGAGCAGGGGGTGAACTCGCGCCTTGATCCGATCCAAGCAGCTGTCCTGCGCGCAAAGCTTCAGCATCTGGATGCTTGGACGGTGCGCCGCCGCACCATCGCAGCGTTCTACAATGAGCGTCTGAAGGATATTGGCCTAATCCTTCCCTATGTGCCTAAATGGGCGGATCCTGTTTGGCACCTATATGTCGTCAGATCGGAGAACCGCGAAAGGCTCCAGAACCGCCTAACGCGAGAGGGGGTGGGAACCCTTATCCACTACCCGATTCCGCCTCATATGCAGGCGGCCTATGCAGCACTTGGCCATTCGCCTAACACATTCCCGCTTGCGCGGACGCTCGCGAACGAGGTTCTGAGCTTGCCGATGGGGCCCCATCTAGACCTGAAGCAAGCTGAAACCGTGTGCAAGGCAGTTTCAGGCGTGGCTTGA
- a CDS encoding oligosaccharide flippase family protein — MSILTKEMYLSLAVMWAAHSVNSIISLVRMKLIALLVGPAGIGVLGLFQSFQSTATTLAGLGLTTSSVRELAGARSDEHVFSVVQSALFVGLFLQGSIAMLAVWLLRSQIAIWIFNDPSFDFEIGVLGITILLTMIGSSQVTLLQGLRRVKDLGKIMTISALISTVVGVTVIWWIGDRGIVWFMLTQSVIVIVVAHAYVRRLGNTGRPKLDLRARIRRWSQMVHLGIPFMLGALVAAFSLLTVRAALVESAGLDVAGYFSASWSISLLYVNFILQAMNTDYFPRLSETDADHRKTSELINTQILVNLSIGGPIILVTIVSAPWLIRLLYSASFAPTAELLQWQALGNALKLFSLPLSYVLVARGHSIVFFLAEVFWNGLFIGIIVGGFESLGLTIVGVAYLVAYAIFLALHVLYLRAKLQLLVSQDAVLIGATVFVAAAIVMFLSRNFGVYGLGFGVVFSLAGSAFGIRVAFARMARANTPVPARIRRIYAMIGWHLPASSSATDGNEPIVIRPRPL; from the coding sequence GTGAGCATACTGACGAAAGAGATGTATCTGTCGCTGGCCGTGATGTGGGCAGCCCATTCCGTCAACAGCATCATTTCGCTAGTGCGAATGAAGCTGATAGCGCTGCTCGTTGGTCCCGCAGGCATCGGGGTTCTAGGCCTCTTCCAGAGTTTCCAATCGACAGCGACAACACTCGCTGGGCTTGGCCTGACCACGAGCAGTGTCCGCGAACTGGCTGGTGCGCGATCGGATGAGCATGTATTCTCAGTAGTTCAGTCAGCACTGTTCGTGGGCCTGTTTCTTCAGGGAAGCATTGCCATGCTTGCGGTTTGGTTACTGCGTTCTCAGATCGCGATATGGATATTCAACGATCCGTCTTTCGACTTCGAAATCGGAGTCCTCGGGATCACGATCCTGCTGACGATGATCGGATCCTCGCAAGTAACACTTCTACAGGGACTGCGCCGGGTCAAGGATCTTGGAAAGATCATGACAATTAGCGCGCTGATCAGCACTGTTGTTGGTGTCACTGTCATCTGGTGGATCGGAGACCGCGGGATCGTCTGGTTCATGCTGACCCAATCGGTGATCGTGATCGTGGTCGCTCATGCCTACGTCCGAAGACTCGGAAACACCGGACGCCCGAAATTGGATCTGCGAGCGCGTATAAGGCGCTGGTCCCAAATGGTCCATTTGGGAATACCGTTCATGCTGGGTGCTTTGGTTGCTGCGTTTTCGCTACTGACGGTTCGAGCTGCGCTTGTCGAGAGCGCGGGGCTGGATGTTGCCGGGTATTTTTCCGCGTCTTGGTCGATTTCTCTTTTGTATGTCAATTTTATCTTGCAGGCGATGAATACCGACTACTTCCCACGACTGAGCGAAACCGATGCCGATCACAGGAAGACCTCGGAACTGATCAATACCCAGATTCTGGTCAACCTGTCCATCGGCGGCCCGATTATCTTGGTGACAATTGTCTCGGCACCCTGGTTGATCAGGTTGCTTTATTCCGCTTCTTTCGCGCCGACAGCTGAACTCCTTCAGTGGCAAGCGCTCGGCAACGCGCTCAAGCTTTTCAGCTTGCCGCTCAGTTATGTTCTAGTGGCGCGTGGCCACTCCATAGTGTTCTTCCTAGCTGAGGTTTTCTGGAACGGATTGTTCATCGGCATCATCGTCGGAGGGTTCGAGAGCCTTGGGTTGACGATTGTCGGGGTCGCTTATCTCGTGGCCTATGCCATTTTTCTTGCTCTCCACGTTCTATACCTGAGAGCCAAGCTGCAGCTGTTGGTTTCGCAGGATGCTGTGCTGATCGGCGCAACAGTGTTCGTTGCTGCCGCGATCGTGATGTTTCTGTCGCGCAATTTCGGCGTCTACGGTCTCGGCTTTGGCGTGGTTTTCTCGCTGGCTGGCAGCGCGTTCGGAATTCGGGTTGCTTTTGCGAGGATGGCGCGTGCGAACACCCCAGTGCCAGCACGTATCAGACGTATATACGCGATGATCGGTTGGCATCTGCCGGCGTCAAGCTCGGCCACTGATGGAAATGAACCGATCGTCATCAGACCCAGGCCACTGTGA
- a CDS encoding glycosyltransferase family 4 protein produces the protein MTKVTPKNGAGNKSQPIHDLNFENSSVILSQLPPPPPPMPTEGLPFPRINLSEVTDFYENLVSRALALVDKGRMSETLAMIAEAAKIAYLINWRFQDARLEGALERVSASLLPTENCPPSSGERIVFFDSWGMDVRGLSLQYVRALNAVGAKILFICESRNDAGSVGLRDELSSAPETQSLYLNGVTDEIEKARRIHKSISGFGPSRIMMHMNPWAVGAITAFHAFPGVPKYQINLTDHAFWLGTGCTDYSVEFRDYGLMISQNKRGIPAARTILNPYYPIVEDSHIGSVPERGDDDVVIFTGGAFYKMYGREGYFFDLISSLLDDYENVVVWIAGNGRTTLLEQCLRRHLETGRVKLIGNRKDINAVFRATDIYLSTYPFCGALMAQLAAANDVPILSFTSPDLVTNNLEDIVGTDGVPQITFTDVGKFRQAAAELITDVNKRTSAASAAKAAMHNRATFERRMVEILSRTEDRPRTASNLMQIDYNAFTSLYLEIENHFQDELAKRLLRNSTLHSALKFPLLTAKAAIQVASFSLLKRANKA, from the coding sequence ATGACAAAGGTCACTCCGAAAAATGGTGCGGGCAACAAGTCGCAACCGATTCATGACTTAAATTTCGAGAATAGTTCCGTAATATTGTCTCAGCTGCCCCCCCCGCCGCCGCCGATGCCTACGGAAGGCTTACCGTTTCCGCGGATCAATCTGAGCGAAGTGACGGACTTCTACGAAAATCTAGTCTCACGTGCGTTGGCGCTGGTCGACAAAGGTAGGATGTCAGAGACCCTAGCCATGATCGCTGAGGCAGCGAAGATCGCCTACCTGATCAATTGGCGCTTTCAAGACGCGCGCCTTGAGGGTGCCCTCGAACGCGTCAGCGCCTCGTTGCTTCCAACCGAGAACTGTCCGCCATCTAGCGGCGAACGGATTGTCTTCTTCGACAGCTGGGGAATGGATGTTCGTGGTCTAAGCCTTCAATATGTGCGTGCTCTGAACGCGGTCGGAGCCAAGATTCTTTTCATCTGTGAGAGCCGCAACGACGCGGGGTCGGTAGGCCTGCGCGATGAACTGTCTAGCGCCCCAGAGACGCAATCACTTTACCTTAACGGAGTGACTGACGAGATAGAAAAGGCACGGCGAATCCATAAGTCAATATCCGGCTTCGGTCCGAGCCGGATCATGATGCACATGAACCCTTGGGCGGTGGGCGCGATTACCGCGTTCCACGCCTTTCCAGGGGTGCCAAAATACCAGATTAATCTGACAGACCACGCCTTTTGGCTCGGCACCGGCTGCACTGACTATTCGGTGGAGTTTCGCGACTACGGTCTGATGATTAGCCAGAATAAGCGCGGTATTCCCGCAGCCCGGACTATCCTGAACCCCTATTACCCGATCGTCGAGGACAGCCATATCGGTTCGGTTCCCGAACGGGGAGACGACGACGTTGTCATCTTCACCGGCGGTGCATTCTACAAGATGTATGGGCGTGAAGGGTATTTCTTTGACCTGATTTCGAGCCTACTTGACGATTATGAGAACGTAGTGGTGTGGATTGCCGGCAATGGACGGACGACATTGCTGGAACAGTGCTTGCGCCGCCATCTCGAGACCGGGCGGGTTAAGTTGATCGGAAACCGCAAAGATATCAACGCGGTATTCAGGGCGACCGACATTTACCTCTCAACCTATCCGTTTTGTGGTGCGCTGATGGCGCAGCTCGCGGCCGCAAACGACGTTCCGATCCTGTCGTTCACCAGCCCCGATTTGGTCACCAACAATCTTGAAGACATCGTCGGTACGGATGGCGTTCCCCAGATCACTTTCACCGATGTCGGCAAGTTCCGGCAGGCGGCTGCCGAGCTGATCACGGACGTAAACAAGCGGACATCTGCCGCCTCGGCGGCCAAGGCAGCTATGCACAATCGGGCCACTTTTGAAAGGCGCATGGTTGAAATCCTGTCGCGCACCGAAGATCGCCCACGAACTGCGTCGAATCTGATGCAGATAGACTATAATGCCTTTACAAGCCTTTACTTGGAGATCGAAAACCATTTTCAGGACGAGCTTGCAAAACGGCTCTTGCGGAACTCGACGCTTCATTCGGCACTTAAGTTTCCCCTGTTGACTGCTAAAGCGGCCATTCAGGTCGCGTCTTTCTCACTGTTAAAGCGAGCGAACAAAGCGTGA
- a CDS encoding acyltransferase has product MGRRLIHFVAQVALVLFFPVLSHKGIFWRYKVMGLAFTARNRGKFKRMDKDVFLSSDLILRGPEFIEIGRGASVGPRCSLTVWDVGMNSGRVCLKIGDDTSIGEGAHITAANSIQIGNNVLFGKHITVSDNNHGDTTLAAVEVPPPQRPLVSKGPVVIEDNVWIGDKATILAGVTIGRGAIVAANSVVTHDVPVACVVAGVPARLVKRME; this is encoded by the coding sequence ATGGGCAGGAGACTGATCCATTTTGTAGCGCAGGTCGCGCTCGTGCTTTTTTTTCCAGTCTTGTCACATAAGGGGATCTTCTGGCGATATAAGGTTATGGGTCTAGCTTTTACTGCCCGCAATCGCGGAAAATTCAAACGCATGGACAAAGACGTGTTTCTTTCCAGCGACCTCATCCTTAGGGGGCCGGAATTCATCGAGATTGGTCGTGGTGCGAGTGTCGGTCCGAGATGTTCTCTAACCGTCTGGGATGTCGGGATGAATAGTGGCCGAGTTTGCCTGAAAATCGGCGACGACACCTCAATCGGGGAAGGGGCGCATATCACCGCAGCCAACAGCATCCAGATCGGCAACAATGTCCTGTTCGGTAAACACATCACTGTCTCGGACAACAATCACGGTGATACCACGCTTGCCGCGGTCGAGGTGCCTCCCCCTCAGCGCCCCCTAGTGAGTAAGGGGCCGGTGGTAATCGAAGACAACGTGTGGATTGGCGACAAGGCGACCATTCTTGCAGGCGTGACAATTGGTCGAGGCGCTATCGTCGCCGCCAATTCGGTCGTGACTCACGACGTTCCGGTCGCCTGCGTCGTTGCCGGCGTGCCGGCCAGATTGGTGAAGAGAATGGAATGA
- a CDS encoding phosphotransferase family protein, giving the protein MAEPAPNGMMYGVFRARSNDRYWLAPLSPRGATRAGLEMFQPVTSVATLAKQAALLSIGLRVDSFWARQRIRLSGLPRLNVIFCKPVAAVAYFTGTEGPHRKTAIQFMTHAGDILGYGKLTRSDEVAHYLVAEASTLDRVAQMRLKSAGIPRKLGQGVLGGATWIVTDSRRGRATRVDCSLGAAHVDFLRELAVGTGRSGSTEIVAALLDRASAQADATWSRRFLRGSALARAWRDGIETCFAHGDFTPWNCFIDAEGLYVFDWEYACEGYPVGFDLVRFLLAHPAQVEPREENEAVLAQLVGVHFAGDMARAERHYLLSLLVHAAFYQERQLRVGAPSDRWSDADRYARLVDAATLAEVRQ; this is encoded by the coding sequence ATGGCGGAGCCCGCTCCTAATGGGATGATGTATGGCGTGTTCCGAGCCCGCTCAAACGATCGTTACTGGCTCGCGCCGCTTTCACCGCGGGGCGCGACACGGGCGGGGCTCGAGATGTTTCAGCCTGTCACCAGCGTCGCGACGCTGGCGAAGCAAGCGGCACTCTTGTCGATTGGGCTGCGTGTAGATTCGTTCTGGGCGCGGCAGCGTATCCGCCTTTCTGGCCTGCCGCGACTAAACGTCATTTTCTGCAAACCCGTGGCGGCAGTCGCATATTTCACCGGCACAGAAGGCCCTCATCGCAAGACCGCGATTCAGTTCATGACGCACGCGGGGGATATTTTGGGCTACGGCAAACTCACCCGAAGCGACGAGGTCGCCCACTATCTTGTCGCCGAGGCGTCCACTCTCGACCGCGTGGCCCAGATGAGGCTGAAGAGTGCGGGCATACCGCGTAAGCTCGGACAGGGAGTGCTGGGCGGGGCGACGTGGATTGTCACGGACAGCCGAAGAGGACGGGCTACGAGGGTCGATTGCAGCTTAGGTGCCGCACATGTTGACTTCCTGAGAGAACTTGCCGTGGGGACGGGGCGATCTGGGAGCACGGAGATCGTGGCGGCCCTTCTGGATCGTGCCTCCGCCCAGGCCGATGCGACATGGTCGCGTCGTTTCCTGCGCGGCAGCGCCCTGGCGAGAGCCTGGCGGGACGGCATCGAGACGTGCTTCGCGCATGGTGACTTTACCCCTTGGAACTGCTTCATCGATGCGGAGGGGCTCTATGTCTTCGACTGGGAATACGCCTGTGAGGGCTATCCGGTTGGTTTCGACTTGGTTCGCTTTCTGCTTGCTCACCCAGCTCAGGTTGAGCCTCGGGAAGAGAACGAAGCGGTCCTCGCGCAACTGGTAGGGGTGCATTTCGCGGGGGACATGGCGCGCGCTGAGCGACATTATCTTCTGTCATTGTTGGTCCACGCGGCATTCTATCAGGAACGCCAGCTGCGTGTCGGTGCTCCGTCTGATCGGTGGAGCGATGCCGATCGCTATGCTCGCCTTGTCGACGCCGCGACACTTGCGGAGGTACGGCAATGA
- a CDS encoding glycosyltransferase family 4 protein — protein MIRSTSSTAMNRQQSTRAKQPMGILVSAYSCETGRGSEGEIGWRFVTHLARDHEVWVITRANLRAVHARTFETEPRPKSLHFIYFDLPWIFRFYKRGKRFFLVYYYFWQIGVGLRARRLMREQRFDVLHHLIGGMDWMPAGISLAPGPFVWGPVGSENTHPLIFADLPLASRVKDRSRRAIRWVLRGFDPFLRFTASRASVILSQTPETMPRRYKQRMRPFEQTGIADLPSLARPKSDFERGERLQIVFAGELKDWKGAWFACAAALKFFENDAHSDLIVVGDGPLRADLESMALRHPQGHRVRFLGEIAMDQLIEVLRSGDVFLYPSFHHGMATVVLQAMLTGLPVVCIEGDAIGRAIKQEAGITVTLSPDSDPVDGIVSALSELAKDDARRQRLAKSAQTIARERFSYETLSAALSKIYKEIVSVDVVRAR, from the coding sequence ATGATCCGGTCGACGAGTTCCACCGCAATGAATCGCCAACAAAGCACCAGAGCTAAGCAACCGATGGGAATTCTGGTGTCCGCCTATTCTTGCGAGACCGGCAGGGGCAGCGAGGGTGAGATCGGCTGGCGCTTCGTGACCCACCTTGCCCGCGATCACGAAGTCTGGGTCATAACCCGTGCCAATCTACGCGCCGTTCACGCGAGGACCTTTGAGACGGAGCCACGGCCGAAAAGCTTGCACTTCATCTATTTCGATCTGCCGTGGATATTCCGCTTCTACAAGAGAGGCAAACGGTTCTTTCTCGTTTACTATTATTTCTGGCAGATCGGTGTAGGCTTGCGGGCACGGCGTCTGATGCGGGAGCAGCGCTTCGACGTCCTGCATCATCTGATTGGCGGCATGGACTGGATGCCCGCCGGAATCTCGCTGGCGCCTGGTCCATTCGTCTGGGGGCCAGTAGGCAGCGAAAATACCCATCCGCTAATCTTTGCCGACCTGCCGCTCGCGTCGCGTGTCAAGGACCGGAGCCGGCGGGCGATTCGGTGGGTTCTGCGCGGTTTCGACCCGTTCCTGCGATTCACCGCAAGTCGTGCAAGTGTGATCCTGAGCCAAACGCCAGAGACCATGCCGCGTCGTTACAAGCAGCGGATGCGACCGTTCGAGCAAACCGGTATCGCCGACCTCCCGAGCCTGGCGCGACCCAAGAGCGATTTCGAGCGCGGCGAGCGTTTGCAGATCGTATTCGCGGGTGAACTGAAAGACTGGAAAGGGGCATGGTTTGCCTGTGCCGCCGCTCTCAAGTTCTTCGAGAACGACGCGCATTCGGATCTGATCGTTGTTGGTGATGGTCCATTGCGCGCGGATCTCGAGTCGATGGCTCTCCGCCACCCGCAGGGACATAGGGTCCGTTTCCTCGGCGAGATCGCCATGGATCAACTTATCGAAGTCTTACGTTCGGGCGATGTGTTCCTCTACCCCTCCTTCCACCACGGAATGGCGACAGTGGTGCTGCAGGCGATGTTAACGGGCCTTCCGGTAGTCTGCATCGAAGGCGATGCGATCGGGCGGGCTATTAAGCAGGAGGCCGGCATCACGGTGACGCTAAGCCCCGACAGCGATCCGGTGGACGGTATCGTTTCGGCCCTCTCCGAGCTTGCCAAGGACGACGCCCGCCGACAGCGGCTCGCCAAGTCGGCACAGACCATCGCCCGCGAGCGCTTTTCCTACGAAACCCTCTCGGCCGCATTATCGAAAATCTACAAGGAGATCGTGTCCGTCGATGTCGTGCGCGCGCGATAA
- a CDS encoding acyltransferase family protein yields MKQQLDEIQILRAVAALAVLVFHTEREIAMLDPVGVIWFLRNAAWLGQFGVDIFFVISGFIMFYVHRTDFGHPKLIGQFFLRRVIRIVPSYWLLTAISVLGLILIPAAFNSRVLDWPWIVASFLFVPWTGPNGVVAPVVGPGWTLNYEMFFYLVFGALLAFPKRAALLTMAALLSGFAFLGVLLDPAAPVPALITSTLLLEFLLGVGISWLLFHGVFLPLRFRLGILVVSILILMIAIVVYRAGLLDTIWRLGFFGLPAAGIVVAVLLRSTTVDAAPRRGSLWRLLLAIGDSSYALYLTHVFTLRIGGLVLEGFLPQLPASMDFLVLTGLAILVGHLFFVMFDQPVYAWLKRRLPLHRPATVVP; encoded by the coding sequence TTGAAGCAACAACTCGACGAAATTCAGATCCTGCGCGCAGTGGCCGCGCTGGCGGTTCTCGTGTTCCACACCGAGCGAGAGATTGCCATGCTGGACCCCGTCGGAGTCATCTGGTTCCTCCGTAATGCCGCCTGGCTCGGGCAGTTCGGGGTCGATATCTTTTTCGTGATCAGTGGCTTCATCATGTTCTATGTTCATAGGACAGATTTTGGGCACCCTAAACTGATTGGCCAATTCTTTTTGCGTCGAGTGATCCGTATCGTGCCGTCGTATTGGCTACTCACGGCGATCTCTGTGCTCGGGCTGATCTTGATCCCCGCGGCTTTCAACTCAAGGGTGTTGGACTGGCCGTGGATCGTCGCCTCGTTTCTGTTCGTTCCTTGGACGGGGCCCAATGGTGTCGTCGCCCCCGTTGTCGGCCCCGGATGGACGCTCAACTATGAAATGTTCTTCTACCTCGTGTTTGGCGCGTTGCTGGCTTTTCCGAAACGTGCGGCGCTGCTGACGATGGCAGCTCTTCTTTCGGGATTCGCGTTTTTGGGCGTATTGCTCGACCCTGCGGCGCCGGTTCCGGCCTTGATCACCAGCACCCTACTTCTCGAGTTCTTGCTGGGCGTCGGGATCAGCTGGTTGCTCTTTCACGGGGTCTTTTTGCCGCTACGCTTCCGGTTAGGCATCCTCGTGGTTTCGATCCTGATCCTGATGATTGCGATTGTGGTCTATCGCGCGGGGCTTCTCGACACGATCTGGCGGCTAGGATTTTTTGGCTTGCCCGCTGCGGGAATCGTGGTGGCGGTGTTGCTACGCAGCACCACGGTTGATGCCGCGCCTCGGCGAGGATCCCTCTGGCGGTTGCTCCTGGCGATCGGCGATTCCTCCTACGCCTTGTATCTGACACACGTCTTCACACTGCGGATTGGCGGGCTTGTCTTGGAAGGATTTCTTCCACAGTTGCCTGCCAGCATGGACTTCCTGGTGCTGACCGGGCTGGCGATCTTAGTTGGGCATCTGTTCTTCGTGATGTTTGATCAGCCCGTATATGCGTGGCTAAAACGCCGGTTGCCACTGCATCGCCCCGCGACGGTCGTGCCATGA
- a CDS encoding acyltransferase family protein, with the protein MISTNPQSIKYNLQTEKFIGTLETIQLLRFIAAALVLFTHISFYVHQRADKSFEIWHDGTQGVGLFFVISGFIMTVTTHHSYASDGAAWKFTVSRLIRIVPLYWAVNAAKLLGLVVVPEMIVANPDVKNVILSLLFLPSRNTAGQVEAFYGVGWTLNFEMMFYALFALALVLRLRPSLMVIPILLIAVLLSFAKNDSWPAAAFLLDWRLLYFVWGILIGQWYVAGRTLPVAVAIGLIIFGFMSMFFPLGVYEILLMPQLHIAALIMGFVALERRISHKIPRFVSFLGDTSYSLYLTHPMIGVLAVLALHRFAGEMPSWMLFVLASAICIALSALTFVIFERPVTQLLRKRFMPR; encoded by the coding sequence ATGATCTCGACGAACCCGCAGAGCATTAAGTATAACCTGCAGACAGAAAAATTTATCGGAACGCTTGAAACGATACAATTGCTTAGATTTATTGCGGCTGCACTTGTTTTATTTACGCACATAAGCTTCTACGTTCATCAAAGAGCCGATAAAAGCTTTGAGATTTGGCACGATGGGACACAAGGGGTTGGGTTATTTTTTGTGATCTCGGGTTTCATCATGACCGTGACAACACATCATTCCTATGCCAGCGATGGGGCCGCTTGGAAGTTCACGGTATCGCGACTCATTCGCATCGTTCCGCTCTACTGGGCCGTGAATGCCGCGAAGCTGCTGGGACTGGTCGTCGTTCCTGAAATGATCGTCGCGAATCCCGACGTAAAGAACGTGATTCTCTCATTGTTGTTCCTGCCGAGCAGGAACACAGCGGGGCAGGTCGAGGCCTTCTACGGAGTGGGTTGGACGTTGAACTTCGAAATGATGTTCTACGCTCTCTTCGCACTTGCGCTGGTCCTGCGTCTTCGCCCTTCACTCATGGTGATACCGATACTTCTGATTGCTGTACTCCTTTCGTTTGCAAAAAATGACAGCTGGCCCGCAGCCGCCTTCCTACTGGACTGGCGTCTACTCTATTTCGTCTGGGGCATTTTGATTGGTCAATGGTATGTTGCAGGGCGAACCCTCCCAGTCGCGGTCGCGATAGGCCTTATCATCTTCGGTTTTATGTCAATGTTCTTTCCGCTGGGCGTATATGAAATCCTGTTGATGCCACAACTGCATATTGCCGCTCTCATTATGGGATTCGTCGCCCTTGAGAGAAGGATAAGTCATAAAATCCCGAGATTCGTGTCCTTTCTGGGCGACACATCATACTCTCTTTACTTAACGCATCCTATGATTGGCGTTCTCGCAGTTCTCGCACTCCACCGTTTTGCTGGCGAGATGCCGAGCTGGATGCTGTTCGTCCTTGCATCCGCAATCTGTATCGCACTCTCGGCCCTGACCTTTGTTATCTTCGAGCGTCCGGTCACGCAGCTGCTGCGCAAGCGTTTCATGCCCCGATGA
- a CDS encoding glycosyltransferase family 2 protein, protein MNITDETVNRPAISIIVCAYNEQKHIRETLDSLIGQTYSNLEILVIDDASTDLTPQICRDYTTRDARVRVITHSENRGLAHGRKTGVAEARHELLTFIDADDIAMPDMIERLVAVLLADGDCLGVSAYRIYFDDERDLGVQKIGPTSRDDYRRLYDGRKLIFLSYPNLVRKADVLAVGGYRVNIMPNNDGIRFEDFCEDLDLWCRMSDLSADGRFFITLEEPLSRYRKPAGSMSTANVKIMQDKMRWIKDCLRRRRAAQPERCLADFLASRTAFDRFSDWRADTAAGFYKKAGFAYSKRNYLKFAWYVALTATMSPKLILQKLATQSANL, encoded by the coding sequence ATGAATATCACCGACGAAACCGTGAACCGGCCCGCCATATCCATTATCGTGTGTGCCTACAACGAACAAAAGCACATTCGCGAGACTCTCGATAGCCTAATCGGCCAGACCTATAGCAACCTCGAGATTCTTGTTATCGATGATGCCTCAACCGATTTGACGCCGCAGATTTGTCGCGACTACACAACACGCGATGCCCGGGTGCGCGTCATCACCCACTCCGAAAACCGCGGCCTCGCTCATGGACGAAAGACCGGCGTAGCTGAAGCCCGCCATGAACTCCTGACCTTCATCGACGCGGATGATATTGCCATGCCCGACATGATCGAACGGCTTGTGGCGGTCCTGCTAGCGGACGGTGATTGTTTGGGCGTATCAGCCTACCGCATATATTTCGACGACGAGCGCGACCTCGGCGTGCAGAAGATCGGCCCGACCAGCCGAGATGACTACCGACGGCTCTATGACGGACGGAAGCTTATCTTTCTCTCCTACCCCAACCTTGTGAGAAAGGCAGATGTGCTGGCGGTTGGGGGCTACCGTGTTAACATAATGCCAAACAACGACGGCATTCGATTTGAGGACTTTTGTGAGGACCTTGATTTGTGGTGCCGGATGTCGGACCTGAGCGCCGACGGTCGCTTTTTTATTACTTTGGAGGAGCCATTATCACGCTACCGCAAACCCGCTGGTTCGATGTCGACGGCGAACGTGAAAATCATGCAGGATAAGATGCGCTGGATCAAAGATTGCCTGCGCCGCCGTCGGGCCGCACAGCCAGAGCGATGCCTAGCCGATTTTCTCGCCTCGCGAACGGCGTTTGATCGATTTTCCGACTGGCGTGCCGACACCGCCGCAGGGTTCTATAAGAAGGCGGGGTTTGCCTATTCTAAGCGTAATTATCTGAAATTCGCATGGTATGTTGCGTTAACAGCTACGATGTCTCCTAAGTTGATCCTTCAGAAGCTAGCCACGCAGAGTGCGAATTTATGA